In a genomic window of Nyctibius grandis isolate bNycGra1 chromosome 4, bNycGra1.pri, whole genome shotgun sequence:
- the CNIH1 gene encoding protein cornichon homolog 1, with amino-acid sequence MAFTFAAFCYMLALLLTAALIFFAIWHIIAFDELKTDYKNPIDQCNTLNPLVLPEYLIHAFFCVMFLCAAEWLTLGLNMPLLAYHIWRYMSRPVMSGPGLYDPTTIMNADILAYCQKEGWCKLAFYLLSFFYYLYGMIYVLVSS; translated from the exons atGGCCTTCACGTTCGCCGCCTTCTGCTACATGCTGGCGCTGCTGCTCACCGCCGCCCTCATCTTCTTCGCCATCTGGCAT attatAGCGTTTGATGAACTGAAGACTGATTACAAGAATCCCATAGACCAATGTAATACGCTCAATCCT cttgtACTTCCAGAGTACCTCATCCATGCATTCTTCTGTGTTATGTTTCTCTGTGCAGCAGAGTGGCTTACGCTGGGTCTCAATATGCCTTTGTTGGCTTATCATATTTGGAG GTACATGAGTAGACCTGTGATGAGTGGCCCTGGTCTGTATGATCCTACGACCATCATGAATGCAGATATTTTAGCCTATTGCCAGAAAGAAGGATGGTGCAAATTAGCATTCTACCTTCTATCGTTTTTTTACTACCTATATGG catgATTTACGTTCTGGTGAGCTCTTAA